One window of Jannaschia sp. CCS1 genomic DNA carries:
- a CDS encoding putative bifunctional diguanylate cyclase/phosphodiesterase codes for MSTLAMVTSQAWAMHALAINGVAAFVVMEVTLAILLLLTLAVLWVKVHVSKSAKEALEEVERTLNDVSAQEAIMRAVVQHASDGLVYLDMSARILWANPAYCRTMGRTLEDMRGRRPQEFCFPPELKPSDDDIENFAFDLEDEEFQTLTRRLNVRKNGERFWHEFNLSVFETQEGEEYVILATRDVSPQVAREEELKEAQSYLFHAAHHDALTALNNRAAFLTETDAILTTDDEETRQLGLIYIDLDHFKAVNDSNGHAAGDQLLVHVADAMRDTAREQDLLCRMGGDEFVMACPGVASFDELQHIADALLDRIRTPIHWADLTLVCGASIGIALSNGERMTAEDLIRSADFALYEAKTPGAPRIARYDAVLHERQVEENALMEEFVETLDNDGIRFMFQPIMDGRTGKIRSFETLARWRRKTGEVIAPDQFLPYAARLNRMADIDFAAIRATTALVSDLQSDGYDVRGAFNTSSEALAHPGFMDRLEFEAREAGLDTQSLVAEVLETTFFGADTTDNAAAARIVELREKGFAVYLDDFGVGYAGLSHLGKLDVSGVKLDRSLIANVTHDRSARIITTSILRLCDELGVGTLAEGIESAEQADFLMQNGCYRLQGFGIARPMDRNAVISLIADGSPITIPSEQTALACAG; via the coding sequence GTGAGCACTCTGGCAATGGTCACTTCGCAGGCCTGGGCGATGCATGCATTGGCCATTAACGGTGTGGCAGCCTTCGTCGTGATGGAGGTTACGCTCGCGATCCTGCTTTTGCTCACCCTCGCGGTCCTTTGGGTCAAGGTCCATGTGTCGAAATCCGCGAAGGAGGCGTTGGAGGAGGTTGAAAGAACCCTCAATGATGTCTCCGCCCAGGAAGCGATCATGCGTGCCGTCGTCCAGCACGCCAGCGACGGCTTGGTCTATCTGGATATGAGCGCACGGATCTTGTGGGCCAATCCGGCCTACTGCCGCACCATGGGGCGCACTCTGGAAGACATGCGGGGTCGCCGCCCGCAGGAATTTTGCTTCCCGCCCGAATTGAAACCAAGCGATGATGACATCGAGAACTTTGCTTTCGATCTTGAAGATGAGGAGTTTCAGACGCTGACCCGCCGTCTCAATGTCCGCAAGAACGGCGAACGGTTCTGGCACGAATTCAACCTTTCCGTCTTTGAAACGCAGGAGGGGGAGGAATACGTCATCCTTGCCACCCGTGACGTGTCGCCTCAGGTGGCGCGCGAGGAAGAGCTGAAAGAAGCGCAATCCTATCTGTTTCATGCCGCCCACCACGACGCGCTGACCGCGCTCAACAATCGTGCGGCCTTCCTGACCGAAACCGATGCCATCCTGACCACGGATGACGAAGAGACGCGTCAACTTGGCCTGATCTACATCGACCTTGACCACTTCAAAGCTGTCAACGACAGCAATGGTCATGCGGCCGGCGATCAGTTGTTGGTCCATGTGGCCGATGCCATGCGCGACACGGCCCGTGAGCAAGACCTTTTGTGTCGCATGGGGGGCGACGAGTTTGTGATGGCGTGCCCCGGCGTGGCGAGTTTCGACGAACTGCAACACATCGCCGATGCGCTCCTGGACCGGATTCGCACGCCGATCCACTGGGCGGATCTGACCCTTGTTTGCGGTGCGTCCATTGGCATCGCGCTCAGCAATGGAGAGCGGATGACGGCGGAGGATCTGATCCGCTCCGCCGACTTCGCGCTGTACGAGGCCAAGACCCCCGGTGCGCCGCGCATCGCCCGATACGACGCCGTCCTGCACGAACGCCAAGTCGAGGAAAACGCGCTGATGGAGGAATTTGTCGAGACGCTCGACAATGACGGTATCCGCTTCATGTTTCAGCCGATCATGGACGGACGGACCGGCAAAATCCGCTCGTTCGAGACCTTGGCACGATGGCGCCGTAAAACCGGTGAGGTCATCGCCCCCGACCAGTTCCTGCCCTACGCCGCGCGTCTCAACCGAATGGCGGACATCGACTTTGCCGCCATCCGCGCGACGACCGCGTTGGTGTCCGACCTGCAATCCGACGGGTACGACGTTCGCGGCGCGTTCAATACGTCGTCCGAGGCTCTCGCGCATCCCGGCTTCATGGATCGGCTGGAGTTCGAGGCCCGGGAGGCGGGTCTGGACACGCAATCGCTGGTGGCCGAGGTGCTGGAAACGACGTTTTTTGGCGCCGATACCACGGACAACGCCGCCGCTGCCCGCATTGTAGAACTGCGGGAAAAAGGCTTCGCTGTGTACCTTGATGATTTCGGTGTCGGCTATGCGGGGCTGTCGCATCTGGGCAAGCTGGACGTCAGCGGCGTCAAGCTCGACCGCTCCCTGATTGCCAACGTCACCCATGATCGCTCGGCCCGCATCATCACAACGTCGATCCTGCGTCTGTGTGACGAACTTGGCGTGGGCACCCTGGCTGAAGGTATCGAATCCGCTGAGCAGGCGGATTTTCTGATGCAGAACGGCTGCTACCGCCTGCAAGGCTTCGGCATTGCCCGTCCCATGGACCGCAATGCCGTGATCTCGCTGATCGCTGACGGTTCGCCGATTACGATCCCGTCCGAGCAGACTGCACTCGCCTGCGCCGGCTGA
- a CDS encoding cold-shock protein: MANGTVKWFNSTKGFGFIAPETGGKDVFVHISAVERSGLTGLADNQKVTYDLEAGRDGRESAVNLKAV; this comes from the coding sequence ATGGCCAATGGCACCGTGAAATGGTTCAACTCTACTAAAGGCTTCGGCTTTATCGCACCCGAGACGGGCGGCAAGGACGTGTTTGTGCACATCTCTGCTGTTGAGCGCTCTGGTTTGACCGGCCTCGCCGACAACCAGAAGGTGACCTACGACCTCGAAGCTGGCCGTGACGGTCGCGAGAGCGCAGTGAACCTGAAGGCCGTCTGA
- a CDS encoding DMT family transporter, translating into MDSTTLRALPLMLVAMALIPLGDTAGKLLTAAPLDGGQGVAPVFVAWSRFALGAGFIAPFVLRLVKPRLFADWRIWLRGLMLAGGITSILTALSTEPIANVFGAFFVGPILSWLLSVWLLREPFSILRFGLICLGFVGVMLVVKPGFGMTSGMGFAVLAGLFYGAYLVMSRAMADVARPRAMLFSQLVIGAVVLAVPGVSAMPPATLPVAALTIVSATCSMLGNLLLIMAYRTAEASRMAPFVYTQLIWATLLGAVLFGAVPDIWALTGIALLLVSGFASLAVRRR; encoded by the coding sequence ATGGATAGCACAACACTTCGCGCGCTGCCGTTGATGCTGGTGGCCATGGCGCTGATCCCTTTGGGCGATACGGCGGGCAAATTGCTGACCGCAGCCCCCCTTGATGGGGGCCAGGGCGTCGCACCGGTGTTTGTCGCCTGGAGCCGGTTTGCCCTGGGCGCGGGTTTTATCGCGCCGTTCGTCCTGCGCCTGGTCAAGCCCCGCCTGTTCGCGGATTGGCGCATCTGGCTGCGGGGCCTGATGTTGGCCGGTGGCATCACGTCGATCCTGACGGCGCTCAGCACCGAGCCCATCGCCAACGTATTCGGGGCGTTCTTTGTCGGGCCCATCCTGTCCTGGCTCCTGTCCGTTTGGCTGCTGCGCGAACCGTTTTCGATCCTCCGCTTTGGCCTGATCTGCCTCGGGTTTGTTGGGGTCATGCTGGTCGTCAAACCGGGCTTCGGCATGACGTCGGGCATGGGATTTGCGGTGCTTGCAGGGCTATTTTATGGCGCGTATCTGGTGATGAGCCGCGCGATGGCCGACGTGGCGCGTCCCCGCGCGATGCTATTCTCGCAACTGGTGATCGGCGCCGTGGTTCTGGCTGTGCCGGGCGTATCGGCCATGCCGCCGGCCACGCTTCCGGTCGCGGCGCTCACCATCGTCTCTGCGACCTGTTCCATGCTTGGCAATCTCTTGCTGATCATGGCGTATCGGACGGCGGAAGCCAGCCGCATGGCGCCGTTCGTTTACACGCAGCTGATCTGGGCCACGCTGCTAGGAGCCGTATTGTTCGGAGCGGTACCGGACATCTGGGCCTTGACTGGCATTGCGCTTTTGCTGGTGTCGGGCTTTGCATCTCTTGCGGTCCGGAGGAGATGA
- a CDS encoding nicotinate-nucleotide adenylyltransferase, translating into MRHTLPFAMPGQTVGLFGGSFDPPHKGHVHVSREALKRYGLDRVWWLVSPGNPLKARGPAALDRRLQAARALVHHPSVEVTDIEAHLGTRYTAQTIERLQTLYPGVRFVWLMGADNLAQFHRWQRWEWIMRSVPVGVLARPGERISARTSVAAQRFRDAKMPASAAQLLGRSDAPAWCFLNVPMLDVSSSDIRARGEWG; encoded by the coding sequence TTGCGTCACACGCTGCCATTTGCAATGCCAGGCCAGACTGTCGGCCTGTTCGGAGGATCATTCGATCCGCCGCACAAAGGCCATGTGCACGTGAGCCGTGAAGCCCTGAAGCGGTATGGTCTGGACCGCGTGTGGTGGCTGGTATCGCCGGGCAATCCGCTCAAGGCACGGGGGCCCGCAGCACTGGACCGCAGATTGCAGGCGGCACGCGCACTGGTGCACCATCCCAGCGTCGAGGTCACGGACATCGAGGCCCATCTTGGCACGCGCTATACAGCACAGACGATTGAGAGGTTGCAAACGCTCTACCCCGGCGTTCGGTTCGTCTGGCTGATGGGGGCCGATAACCTCGCGCAGTTCCATCGGTGGCAGCGGTGGGAATGGATCATGCGATCTGTTCCGGTGGGGGTGCTGGCCCGGCCCGGAGAGAGGATATCGGCCAGAACATCGGTTGCGGCACAACGGTTCAGAGATGCCAAGATGCCCGCCAGCGCGGCGCAGCTATTGGGCCGCTCGGACGCGCCAGCCTGGTGCTTTCTCAACGTGCCGATGCTGGACGTCTCAAGCTCGGACATCCGCGCCCGGGGAGAATGGGGTTAG
- the ettA gene encoding energy-dependent translational throttle protein EttA, translated as MAAYQYVYHMDGVSKTYPGGKKCFENIRLSFLPGVKIGVVGVNGAGKSTLMKIMAGLDKDFTGEAWSAEGARVGYLPQEPQLDETLTVRENVMLGVAEKKGKLDRFNELAMNYSDETADEMAALQDDIDANNLWDLDSQIDVAMEALRCPPDDAPVETLSGGERRRVALCKLLLEAPEMLLLDEPTNHLDAETIAWLQQHLIDYKGTILIVTHDRYFLDDITGWILELDRGRGIPYEGNYSAWLEQKAKRLEQEAREDKSRQKTLERELEWIRQGAKARQAKQKARINAYEDLAGKSEREKLSRATIIIPNGQRLGGKVIEINNLKKGYGDKLLIEDLTFALPPGGIVGVIGPNGAGKSTFFRMLTGQEKPDAGTLEYGDTVDLAYVDQSRDALAGDTTVWEEISGGAEIIELGDATMNSRAYCSAFNFKGGDQQKKVGQLSGGERNRVHMAKLLKSGGNVLLLDEPTNDLDVETLRALEDALTDFAGCAVVISHDRFFLDRICTHILAFEGEAHVEWFEGDFSAYEEDKKRRLGPDALEPKRLKHKKFVR; from the coding sequence ATGGCCGCCTATCAATACGTGTACCACATGGACGGTGTTTCCAAGACCTACCCCGGTGGCAAAAAGTGCTTTGAAAACATCCGCCTCAGCTTCCTGCCCGGCGTGAAGATCGGTGTCGTGGGCGTCAACGGCGCCGGTAAGTCGACGCTGATGAAGATCATGGCGGGCCTCGACAAGGACTTCACTGGCGAGGCGTGGTCCGCGGAGGGCGCGCGGGTAGGCTACCTGCCGCAGGAACCGCAGCTCGACGAGACGCTGACGGTGCGTGAGAATGTCATGCTTGGCGTGGCGGAAAAGAAGGGCAAGCTGGACCGGTTCAATGAACTGGCGATGAACTATTCTGACGAGACCGCCGATGAAATGGCCGCCCTCCAGGATGACATCGACGCCAACAACCTCTGGGATCTCGATAGTCAGATCGACGTGGCGATGGAGGCGCTGCGCTGCCCCCCCGATGATGCACCGGTTGAGACGCTGTCGGGTGGTGAGCGCCGGCGTGTGGCGCTTTGCAAACTGCTGCTGGAAGCGCCCGAAATGCTGCTTCTGGACGAGCCCACCAACCACCTCGATGCCGAAACGATTGCCTGGCTGCAACAGCATCTGATCGACTACAAGGGCACGATCCTGATCGTCACCCACGATCGTTATTTTCTTGACGATATCACCGGTTGGATTCTGGAACTCGACCGTGGGCGCGGCATCCCCTACGAGGGCAATTACTCCGCGTGGCTGGAGCAGAAGGCCAAGCGGCTGGAGCAGGAAGCCCGCGAGGACAAGAGCCGCCAGAAAACGCTGGAGCGCGAGCTGGAATGGATCCGCCAGGGGGCCAAGGCCCGCCAAGCGAAGCAAAAGGCTCGGATCAACGCCTATGAAGATCTCGCCGGTAAATCCGAGCGGGAGAAGCTGTCGCGCGCCACGATCATCATCCCCAACGGGCAACGTCTGGGTGGAAAGGTTATTGAAATCAATAACCTGAAGAAGGGCTACGGCGACAAGCTGCTGATTGAAGACCTCACCTTCGCGCTGCCCCCGGGCGGTATCGTGGGCGTCATCGGCCCCAACGGCGCGGGCAAATCCACGTTTTTCCGTATGCTCACCGGTCAGGAAAAGCCCGACGCCGGCACGCTGGAATACGGCGATACGGTGGATCTCGCTTACGTCGACCAATCGCGCGACGCGCTGGCGGGCGACACGACGGTCTGGGAAGAAATCTCGGGCGGGGCGGAGATCATCGAGCTTGGCGACGCCACCATGAACTCCCGCGCCTATTGCTCGGCGTTCAACTTCAAGGGCGGCGACCAGCAGAAGAAGGTTGGGCAACTCTCGGGCGGTGAACGCAACCGTGTCCACATGGCGAAGCTGTTGAAATCAGGCGGAAACGTGCTGCTGCTCGACGAGCCCACCAACGATCTGGACGTCGAAACCCTCCGCGCATTGGAAGACGCCCTGACCGATTTCGCAGGCTGCGCCGTCGTCATCTCTCACGACCGCTTCTTCCTCGACCGCATCTGCACGCACATTCTCGCTTTTGAGGGTGAGGCCCATGTGGAGTGGTTCGAAGGCGATTTCTCGGCCTACGAGGAAGACAAGAAGCGGCGGCTTGGGCCGGATGCGCTGGAGCCCAAGCGGTTGAAGCATAAGAAATTTGTGAGGTGA
- a CDS encoding GIY-YIG nuclease family protein, with the protein MSRGYVYALRSETCPYVKIGRSITLPYRRIAELDRDLGCGLFAPWKIVSYLEVEDCMAAETFLHRSVRASHVSHMPPCRELFDLSPSEALELLSSLPTAQIRGYDKAARLQTDGELQDLLRSLLWTTGINNFLEQQGIWCLSMFPSTAGGRYYTMNIDRHEVAYASLPRAGAPSVFMFAVDPLISDYKPTRRWLRARAGRVAKGGYRSALERLQCVEFEGGLSDASEFLTLPGVRRALLAYWYDSLVTAIEAGRGSLHAKHHNLACIEELASNFALKRV; encoded by the coding sequence GTGAGCCGAGGTTACGTCTATGCGTTGCGTTCTGAGACATGTCCCTATGTCAAAATCGGGCGTAGCATTACGTTGCCATATCGCAGAATCGCAGAGTTGGATAGAGATCTCGGTTGTGGCCTTTTCGCGCCATGGAAGATCGTTAGCTACCTGGAGGTTGAGGACTGTATGGCAGCCGAGACTTTTCTTCACCGTTCGGTACGCGCATCGCACGTAAGTCATATGCCGCCCTGTCGAGAGCTCTTTGATCTTTCACCGTCAGAGGCGTTGGAGTTGCTTAGCTCTCTGCCGACTGCACAGATCAGAGGCTATGACAAAGCCGCTCGGCTGCAAACTGATGGCGAGTTACAAGACTTGCTGCGGTCGCTTCTTTGGACCACCGGGATCAACAACTTTTTGGAGCAACAGGGGATTTGGTGCCTGTCGATGTTTCCAAGCACGGCGGGTGGCCGCTACTACACCATGAACATTGACCGGCATGAGGTCGCATACGCCTCACTGCCTCGTGCAGGCGCGCCTTCCGTGTTCATGTTCGCCGTCGACCCGCTCATCTCAGATTACAAGCCTACACGAAGGTGGCTTCGCGCGCGGGCCGGGCGAGTTGCGAAAGGCGGTTATCGTTCCGCCTTGGAAAGGTTGCAGTGTGTTGAGTTTGAGGGAGGTTTAAGCGACGCGTCTGAATTTCTGACGTTGCCTGGCGTTCGCCGTGCCTTGCTGGCCTATTGGTACGACTCACTAGTCACGGCGATTGAAGCAGGGCGGGGTTCGCTTCATGCCAAGCATCACAATTTGGCCTGCATAGAAGAGTTAGCATCAAATTTCGCGCTGAAACGTGTGTAG
- a CDS encoding DUF4329 domain-containing protein, whose amino-acid sequence MRSISIRLASLLTATALFAAPSAHAQDAAELEFVQGLMESMNQLSVRFNREVCGFILQDAEGNYTSTKASWGGEASCASLPLEPGQRAVSSWHTHAAWGLGYDGEVPSIQDVEGDMRFGVNGWIGTPGGRLWYVNGTTGTMVQACGRECLPVDPNFFPEEHGPVAEIYTLDDLYQRFGRSR is encoded by the coding sequence ATGCGTTCGATCTCGATCAGACTGGCCTCCCTCCTCACCGCAACAGCGCTTTTTGCAGCGCCATCGGCCCATGCGCAGGATGCAGCGGAACTGGAGTTCGTGCAGGGATTGATGGAGTCGATGAACCAGCTTTCGGTGCGGTTCAATCGCGAGGTTTGCGGCTTCATCCTGCAAGATGCCGAGGGCAATTACACGTCCACCAAGGCCTCCTGGGGCGGTGAGGCCAGCTGCGCATCCCTGCCGTTGGAGCCGGGGCAAAGAGCCGTGTCGTCTTGGCATACCCATGCGGCCTGGGGCTTGGGCTATGACGGAGAAGTCCCATCTATTCAAGATGTTGAGGGCGACATGCGCTTCGGCGTCAACGGGTGGATTGGCACACCCGGGGGGCGGCTGTGGTACGTCAATGGGACGACGGGCACCATGGTGCAGGCGTGCGGGCGGGAGTGCTTGCCGGTCGATCCAAACTTCTTCCCGGAAGAGCATGGGCCGGTGGCTGAAATCTACACGCTCGACGACCTGTACCAGCGGTTCGGGCGGTCCCGGTAG
- a CDS encoding dodecin family protein gives MSVARITEIIASSDKAFDDAVEKGVDRACKTLNNVQGAWVQDQKVTVKDGKIDEYRVTLKVTFVLDD, from the coding sequence ATGAGCGTCGCTCGTATTACAGAAATCATCGCGTCATCTGACAAGGCATTCGACGATGCCGTCGAGAAGGGCGTGGACCGGGCCTGCAAGACCCTCAACAACGTGCAGGGCGCCTGGGTCCAGGATCAGAAAGTTACGGTGAAGGACGGCAAGATTGACGAATACCGCGTCACCCTGAAAGTGACCTTCGTGCTTGACGATTAA